AACTCAACGAAAAAGGCGCCCAGGGCGCCTTTTTTGATGCTCATTTCGCTCGTAGGGCCGTGCAGGATATTAAAAACGCCTCGGATTCAGTTCCCAATATTCCCAGCTTTCCAGCCCCTGAGCTTCGGCCAGTGCCATGGCACGGCTGTGCAGGGCCTGCGCTTCATTTATCACGCCCATGGCTTTTTTGGCTTCGCTCATTTGTGCCAGCCAGTCGGCACTTTGCTCGCCTGTGTTTTACCCTGAAAGAGTTAGCAGCAAAAGTGAATCATGCTGGCTTTTTCGCCTTGTAATGGCGGCGCGCAGCCCCCATGTTTTCTGTCATCCAGCCTTCTTTTTGGAGCCATTGTTATGATCCTTGCCTGCCCCCAATGCCACGGCCTGAACCGGGTGCCCGACGACCGACTCAGCGACGCCCCCAGTTGTGGTCGCTGTAAATCGCCCTTGTTTACCGGTGCACCGATTGAACTGACCGCTGCCAACTTCGACGCCCATGCCATCAAATCTGAGCTGCCTCTGGTGGTGGACTTTTGGGCGGCCTGGTGTGGCCCCTGCCAAAGCTTTGCTCCGGTGTTCAACGCGGCAGCGGCGGAGATTGAACCCGGTTTTCGCTTCGGCAAGTTAGATACCGAAACCCAGCAGGCTCTGGCGGCGCGGTTCGGCATTCGCTCCATTCCCACGTTGATGGTTATCAAGGGGGGCAAGATACTGGGGCAACAGGCCGGGGCCATGCCCAAACAGGCCTTTGCCCAGTGGCTGAAGCAGTTTTCTTGATAAATCAGCCGCTTTGACTTGCCATTGTGCTTCGATAGCCGGAGGATAAACCCAGGTGGCGCGGGGGAGTTGAACTATGCTGGATGTGCGTTGTGAAGAGCCGGGACAAGCACCCAGGGTCTTTTCCGTTTACGGGTTTGCCAAGCTGGGTGAAGCCACGCAGGAGCAGCTCAGGCAATCGCTGTTTTGCCTGGGTTGCGGCGCGCGGGCCTATTTTCGCCGCGCCTCAAGCGATGGCAAGGCGGCCTGCTTTGGCTCCCTCTACCACAGTGATAATTGCCCCGAATATCGTCCATCCAGCTCCAGCAAAGAACATGAGGCCGACATTGCGGCCGTGCGTCAGGCCATTGAACAGGAAGACGGCCTGAGTATTGATTTTGATGCGCCGGTGCGGCTTGGGCGCAAGAGTACCGGTCATTCCACCGCCTCATCCGTCAGGGAGCCGCAGGGTTCCTATGATGTCCATTCGCAACACACACCCAATACTCAAGCCAAGGCGGCCGG
This sequence is a window from Shewanella zhangzhouensis. Protein-coding genes within it:
- the trxC gene encoding thioredoxin TrxC, which gives rise to MILACPQCHGLNRVPDDRLSDAPSCGRCKSPLFTGAPIELTAANFDAHAIKSELPLVVDFWAAWCGPCQSFAPVFNAAAAEIEPGFRFGKLDTETQQALAARFGIRSIPTLMVIKGGKILGQQAGAMPKQAFAQWLKQFS